A stretch of DNA from Anaerobacillus isosaccharinicus:
CATTAGAGGGGGCTGAATTCGGTATTACGGTTAATGCTCTTTGTCCTGGTTATGTAGATACTCCATTAGTAAGAAATCAGTTGGCGGATTTAGCTAAAACGAGAAATGTCCGTTTAGAAAAAGTATTAGAAGAGGTAATTTATCCTTTAGTTCCACAAAAACGTTTGCTACAACCAAATGAGATTTCAGATTATGCGATGTTTTTGGCTAGTGACAAAGGAGTTGGAATTACTGGCCAAGCAGTCGTAATGGATGGTGGTTATACCACGCAATAAAAGGAAGCTACCATTCTAGCAATCTGAATGGTTTTAATAATAGCTTTATTTTTAACCATTTTAAATAAAAAGGGGATAAAAGACATGATTAAGAAGAAAATTTTGAAGTTAGCAATGACTGTGGCATTAGGTTTTGCACTATTGGCGGGGTGTTCTTCTACTACAAGTAATAGTAGCTCTGACGGAGTATCCCAAGAAAAAGTTAAGTGGCAACTTGCTACCTCTTGGCCAGACTCGATTATGATACAAGATATGCCAGTACAATGGGCTAAGATGATTAAGGAAATTAGTAATGGGCGTTTTGAAATTGATGTTCATCCTGCGGGTTCACTAGTCGGTGCTGCTGAAGTATTAGACGCAACAACGTCAGGAACAGTTGATGCTTATCATACGTTTAGTGGATACTGGATTGGAAAAATGTCTGGTTCGCCATTCTTCTCTTCCGTACCAATGACCATGGAACCATTTATGTACATGACTTGGATTTATGAAGGTGGCGGACTTGAACTATGGCAAAGAATGTATGATGAGGCAGGTTATAATGTAAAAATTATTCCTTTAGGTATTCAACATCCTGAAACTTTAGCATGGTCAAACAAACCCTTAAAGACACTTGACGATTGGTCTGGCTTAAAATATCGTGGTGTTGGCTGGTGGGCAGAAATTTTACGTGATAATAACGTAAACGTAACATCAGTTCCTGGTGGTGAGATCTATCCTTCTCTTGAGCGTGGGGTTATCGATGCAGCGGAATTTAGTTCTCCT
This window harbors:
- the dctP gene encoding TRAP transporter substrate-binding protein DctP, with amino-acid sequence MIKKKILKLAMTVALGFALLAGCSSTTSNSSSDGVSQEKVKWQLATSWPDSIMIQDMPVQWAKMIKEISNGRFEIDVHPAGSLVGAAEVLDATTSGTVDAYHTFSGYWIGKMSGSPFFSSVPMTMEPFMYMTWIYEGGGLELWQRMYDEAGYNVKIIPLGIQHPETLAWSNKPLKTLDDWSGLKYRGVGWWAEILRDNNVNVTSVPGGEIYPSLERGVIDAAEFSSPFNDKGLGFYEVTDYLAGPGMHQPSTLFYIGINKDAWNALPADLQVLAETAARATTLWSWTHDFDQSMKAVDYFEEKGIKQVRVDESVQLKLQKDTWELLDKRSADEGGVFADIWASMKDYRAKFIDYEDLMVPVRGSKQ